A window of Desulfurellaceae bacterium contains these coding sequences:
- a CDS encoding ABC transporter ATP-binding protein, translating to MAEAGSGQALLSVQDLRTWFPIRRLLFSPSRGSIKAVDGVSFDIYPGETLGLVGESGCGKTTLGRTILRLERASGGRVVYNGQDLLSLGESALRPLRRRLQMIFQDPYSSLNPRLAVRDIVTEGLRQHGQLDSSLDAVATRLLREVGLDATALYRYPHEFSGGQRQRISIARAISLQPEFIVCDEAVSALDVSIQAQIINLLVDLRRRYG from the coding sequence ATGGCTGAGGCGGGTTCGGGCCAAGCGCTGCTCAGCGTGCAAGACCTGCGGACGTGGTTTCCCATCCGCCGGCTGCTGTTCTCGCCCAGTCGCGGCTCTATCAAGGCCGTGGACGGCGTGTCGTTTGACATCTATCCGGGCGAGACGCTGGGGCTGGTCGGCGAGTCGGGCTGTGGCAAAACCACCCTGGGCCGGACGATCCTGCGCCTGGAGCGGGCCAGCGGCGGCCGGGTGGTGTACAACGGGCAGGATCTGCTGAGCCTCGGCGAATCGGCCCTGCGACCCCTGCGTCGGCGGCTGCAGATGATCTTCCAGGACCCTTACTCCTCGCTTAACCCCCGCCTGGCGGTACGCGACATTGTCACCGAGGGTCTCAGACAGCACGGTCAGCTTGACAGCAGCCTGGACGCGGTCGCCACCCGTCTGTTGCGCGAGGTTGGTCTGGACGCCACCGCGCTGTACCGCTATCCGCACGAATTTTCGGGCGGCCAGCGCCAGCGGATCAGTATTGCGCGGGCTATTTCGCTCCAGCCCGAATTCATCGTGTGTGACGAGGCGGTCAGCGCCCTCGACGTGTCGATTCAGGCCCAGATCATCAACCTGCTGGTTGACCTGCGCCGTCGCTACGGCC
- a CDS encoding type II toxin-antitoxin system prevent-host-death family antitoxin — RRRITKRTGFEGMTKDRIGGSRTIKASEFKAKCLKLMDEVAASGKEVVITKNGRPVSRLVPYREKPKSLFGIDRGRIELLGDIIEPLDVEWEAETGKTWDGAR, encoded by the coding sequence GAGACGGAGAATAACGAAAAGGACGGGATTTGAGGGAATGACTAAGGACAGAATCGGTGGCAGCCGGACAATTAAGGCGTCCGAGTTCAAGGCGAAGTGTCTGAAGCTGATGGACGAGGTGGCGGCCAGCGGCAAGGAGGTTGTCATCACCAAAAACGGCCGTCCGGTTTCGCGGCTCGTGCCGTACCGGGAGAAACCAAAGAGCCTGTTTGGCATCGACAGAGGAAGAATCGAACTCCTTGGTGACATCATCGAGCCGCTGGATGTGGAGTGGGAAGCCGAGACCGGCAAGACCTGGGACGGCGCCAGGTGA
- a CDS encoding nuclear transport factor 2 family protein, which yields MSDEMRRVMDEAAIRRVIDRYCHAVDRGSADDVAALFHPNGRLAVSLEDNDGYNGREAVREWYANYHRYFRARLSHLRHKISNVQIDLNGDEARVVSYMDADLIATDETTPRQAIGRYDDRFVREGGEWYFAERVIVVYHADERLAELLSADS from the coding sequence ATGAGTGATGAAATGCGTCGAGTCATGGACGAAGCCGCAATCCGCCGGGTGATTGATCGGTATTGTCATGCGGTTGATCGCGGCAGCGCGGATGACGTGGCCGCGCTCTTTCACCCCAACGGGCGCTTAGCGGTCAGCCTTGAAGACAACGATGGGTATAACGGTCGTGAGGCCGTGCGCGAATGGTACGCGAACTACCATCGCTACTTTCGGGCCAGGCTGAGCCACCTGCGGCACAAAATTTCCAACGTCCAGATTGACCTGAATGGCGACGAAGCGCGGGTGGTGTCCTACATGGACGCCGACCTCATCGCCACAGACGAAACCACCCCGCGCCAGGCAATCGGTCGCTACGACGACCGCTTTGTCCGTGAGGGCGGAGAGTGGTACTTCGCCGAACGCGTGATTGTGGTGTATCACGCCGACGAGCGCTTGGCTGAATTGCTGAGCGCCGATTCGTAG
- the katG gene encoding catalase/peroxidase HPI translates to MTTNQNWWPNQLSLKALRQNSSLSDPMGKDFNYAEAFKNVDVEELKQDIERVMTTSQDWWPADYGHYGPLFIRMTWHAAGTYRIADGRGGGGSGHQRFAPLNSWPDNGNLDKARRLLWPIKQKYGRTLSWADLIIFAGNCALESMGFKTFGFGFGRPDVWEADETDWGHETTWLDDQRHDADGELQGPLGADHMGLIYVNPEGPNGNPDPNLAAQYIRTTFARMAMNDEETVALIAGGHTFGKAHGAAPEAHVGAEPEGAGIEAQGLGWGSSFGSGKAGDAITSGLEGAWTTNPTRWDNNFMENLHNYEWELTQSPAGKSQYQPVNAVQAAVVPDAHDPAKKHAPFMLTTDLSLRMDPVYAPISKRFLENPADLEDAFAKAWFKLLHRDMGPSSRYLGPLVPEEPQLWQDPVPDVDHELIGEQDIADLKAKVLASGLSVSQLVSTAWASAASFRGTDKRGGANGARVRLAPQKDWEANDPAALAGVLSTLEGIQAEFNAAQTGGKRVSLADLIVLAGCAGVEQAARDAGQSVQVPFAPGRTDATQEWTDVESFAVLEPAADGFRNYVKGGNGTAAAEQLVERACLLTLTAPEMTALVGGLRALNANTGQSAHGVFTDRPGTLTNDFFVNLLDMGTQWRASSDGTFEGRDAATGNVKWTATEVDLVFGSNSELRAIAEVYGCGDGQQAFVRDFVAAWDKVMNLDRYDLG, encoded by the coding sequence ATGACTACAAACCAAAACTGGTGGCCGAATCAGCTGAGCCTGAAGGCACTTCGTCAAAACTCTTCCCTGTCGGACCCGATGGGCAAGGATTTCAACTACGCCGAGGCCTTCAAGAACGTTGATGTCGAGGAGTTGAAGCAGGACATCGAACGGGTGATGACGACCTCACAGGACTGGTGGCCGGCTGACTACGGCCACTACGGGCCGCTCTTTATCCGCATGACGTGGCACGCCGCCGGCACCTACCGCATCGCCGACGGCCGGGGCGGTGGCGGCTCGGGCCACCAGCGCTTTGCGCCGCTGAACAGCTGGCCGGACAACGGGAACCTGGACAAGGCGCGCCGCCTGCTGTGGCCGATCAAGCAGAAGTACGGCCGCACCCTCTCGTGGGCCGACCTCATCATCTTCGCCGGCAACTGCGCCCTGGAGTCGATGGGCTTCAAGACCTTTGGGTTTGGCTTTGGACGCCCGGATGTCTGGGAGGCGGACGAGACCGACTGGGGGCATGAGACGACGTGGCTTGACGACCAGCGCCACGACGCCGACGGCGAACTCCAGGGCCCCCTCGGCGCCGACCACATGGGCCTGATTTACGTCAACCCCGAGGGGCCGAACGGCAACCCGGACCCCAATCTCGCGGCGCAGTACATTCGCACCACGTTCGCCCGCATGGCGATGAACGACGAGGAGACGGTTGCGCTCATCGCCGGCGGGCACACGTTCGGCAAGGCACATGGCGCCGCCCCTGAGGCCCATGTCGGCGCCGAGCCGGAGGGCGCCGGCATAGAGGCGCAGGGCTTGGGCTGGGGAAGCAGCTTCGGCAGCGGCAAGGCCGGCGACGCGATCACCAGCGGCCTGGAAGGCGCCTGGACCACCAACCCCACCCGGTGGGACAACAACTTCATGGAGAACCTGCACAACTACGAGTGGGAGCTGACGCAGAGCCCCGCCGGCAAGTCGCAGTACCAGCCCGTGAATGCGGTCCAAGCGGCCGTGGTGCCGGACGCTCACGACCCCGCCAAGAAGCACGCCCCCTTCATGCTCACAACAGACCTCTCGCTGCGGATGGACCCGGTCTATGCACCGATTTCGAAACGCTTTCTCGAGAACCCGGCAGACCTGGAGGACGCCTTCGCCAAGGCGTGGTTCAAGCTGCTCCACCGCGACATGGGCCCCAGCAGCCGCTACCTCGGCCCACTGGTCCCTGAAGAACCGCAGTTGTGGCAAGACCCTGTGCCCGACGTCGACCATGAGTTGATCGGCGAGCAGGACATCGCCGACCTCAAGGCCAAGGTCCTCGCCTCGGGCCTGTCCGTGTCCCAGCTGGTCTCGACAGCCTGGGCTTCGGCGGCGTCGTTCCGGGGCACTGACAAGCGCGGTGGCGCCAACGGGGCGCGCGTCCGCCTCGCACCGCAGAAGGACTGGGAGGCAAACGATCCGGCCGCATTGGCGGGCGTATTATCAACGCTGGAGGGGATCCAGGCGGAGTTCAACGCCGCACAGACCGGCGGCAAGCGGGTCTCCCTCGCCGACCTGATCGTCCTGGCCGGGTGCGCGGGCGTCGAGCAGGCGGCACGCGACGCCGGGCAGAGCGTGCAGGTGCCCTTCGCCCCGGGCCGCACCGACGCGACGCAGGAGTGGACCGACGTAGAGTCCTTCGCCGTCCTCGAACCCGCCGCAGACGGCTTCCGCAACTACGTCAAGGGCGGCAACGGAACAGCGGCGGCGGAGCAGCTGGTGGAGCGGGCCTGCCTGCTGACGCTGACAGCTCCCGAGATGACGGCGCTGGTGGGCGGCCTGCGCGCCCTGAACGCCAACACCGGACAGTCCGCACACGGCGTGTTCACCGACCGGCCGGGGACGCTGACCAACGACTTCTTCGTCAACCTGCTGGACATGGGCACCCAGTGGCGGGCGTCGTCCGACGGCACGTTCGAGGGTCGGGATGCGGCCACCGGAAACGTCAAGTGGACGGCCACCGAGGTCGATCTCGTGTTCGGTTCGAACTCCGAACTCCGGGCCATCGCGGAGGTCTACGGGTGTGGCGACGGGCAGCAGGCGTTCGTGCGCGACTTCGTGGCCGCGTGGGACAAGGTGATGAACCTTGATCGCTACGACCTCGGGTGA